Proteins encoded within one genomic window of Ursus arctos isolate Adak ecotype North America unplaced genomic scaffold, UrsArc2.0 scaffold_7, whole genome shotgun sequence:
- the TIAL1 gene encoding nucleolysin TIAR isoform X2 — MMEDDGQPRTLYVGNLSRDVTEVLILQLFSQIGPCKSCKMITEHTSNDPYCFVEFYEHRDAAAALAAMNGRKILGKEVKVNWATTPSSQKKDTSNHFHVFVGDLSPEITTEDIKSAFAPFGKISDARVVKDMATGKSKGYGFVSFYNKLDAENAIVHMGGQWLGGRQIRTNWATRKPPAPKSTQENNTKQLRFEDVVNQSSPKNCTVYCGGIASGLTDQLMRQTFSPFGQIMEIRVFPEKGYSFVRFSTHESAAHAIVSVNGTTIEGHVVKCYWGKESPDMTKNFQQVDYSQWGQWSQVYGNPQQYGQYMANGWQVPPYGVYGQPWNQQGFGVDQSPSAAWMGGFGAQPPQGQAPPPVIPPPNQAGYGMASYQTQ; from the exons ATGATGGAAGACGACGGGCAGCCCCGGACTCT ATACGTAGGTAACCTCTCCAGAGATGTGACAGAAGTCCTTATACTTCAGTTATTCAGTCAGATTGGACCCTGTAAAAGCTGTAAAATGATAACAGAG CATACAAGCAATGACCCATATTGCTTTGTGGAATTTTATGAACACAGAGATGCAGCTGCTGCATTAGCTGctatgaatgggagaaaaattttgGGAAAG gaGGTCAAAGTAAACTGGGCAACAACACCAAGTAGCCAGAAAAAAGATACTTCCA ATCACTTCCATGTGTTTGTTGGGGATTTGAGTCCAGAAATTACAACAGAAGATATCAAATCAGCATTTGCCCCCTTTGGTAAAATATC GGATGCCCGAGTAGTTAAAGACATGGCAACTGGAAAATCCAAAGGCTatggttttgtatctttttataacAAACTG GATGCAGAAAATGCAATTGTGCATATGGGAGGTCAGTGGTTGGGTGGTCGTCAGATCAGAACCAACTGGGCCACACGTAAACCACCTGCACCTAAAAGTACACAAGAAA ATAACACTAAGCAGTTGAGATTTGAAGATGTAGTAAACCAGTCAAGTCCAAAAAATTGTACTGTGTACTGTGGAGGGATTGCCTCCGGGTTAACAG ATCAGCTTATGAGACAGACTTTCTCACCATTTggacaaattatggaaataagAGTTTTTCCAGAGAAAGGCTATTCATTTGTCAG ATTTTCAACCCATGAAAGTGCAGCCCATGCCATTGTTTCGGTGAATGGCACTACGATTGAAGGACATGTTGTTAAATGCTATTGGGGTAAAGAATCTCCTGATATGACTAAAAACTTCCAACAG GTCGACTATAGTCAGTGGGGGCAGTGGAGCCAGGTTTATGGAAACCCACAGCAGTATGGACAGTATATGGCAAATGGGTGGCAAGTACCGCCTTACGGAGTATACGGGCAACCGTGGAACCAACAAGGATTTGGAGTAGA tcaATCACCTTCTGCTGCTTGGATGGGTGGATTTGGTGCTCAGCCTCCCCAAGGACAAGCTCCTCCCCCTGTAATACCTCCTCCTAACCAAGCTGGATACGGTATGGCAAGTTACCAAACACAGTGA
- the TIAL1 gene encoding nucleolysin TIAR isoform X5: MMEDDGQPRTLYVGNLSRDVTEVLILQLFSQIGPCKSCKMITEQPDSRRVNSSVGFSVLQHTSNDPYCFVEFYEHRDAAAALAAMNGRKILGKEVKVNWATTPSSQKKDTSNHFHVFVGDLSPEITTEDIKSAFAPFGKISDARVVKDMATGKSKGYGFVSFYNKLDAENAIVHMGGQWLGGRQIRTNWATRKPPAPKSTQENNTKQLRFEDVVNQSSPKNCTVYCGGIASGLTDQLMRQTFSPFGQIMEIRVFPEKGYSFVR; encoded by the exons ATGATGGAAGACGACGGGCAGCCCCGGACTCT ATACGTAGGTAACCTCTCCAGAGATGTGACAGAAGTCCTTATACTTCAGTTATTCAGTCAGATTGGACCCTGTAAAAGCTGTAAAATGATAACAGAG CAACCCGATAGCAGAAGGGTCAACTCTTCTGttggattttctgttttgcaGCATACAAGCAATGACCCATATTGCTTTGTGGAATTTTATGAACACAGAGATGCAGCTGCTGCATTAGCTGctatgaatgggagaaaaattttgGGAAAG gaGGTCAAAGTAAACTGGGCAACAACACCAAGTAGCCAGAAAAAAGATACTTCCA ATCACTTCCATGTGTTTGTTGGGGATTTGAGTCCAGAAATTACAACAGAAGATATCAAATCAGCATTTGCCCCCTTTGGTAAAATATC GGATGCCCGAGTAGTTAAAGACATGGCAACTGGAAAATCCAAAGGCTatggttttgtatctttttataacAAACTG GATGCAGAAAATGCAATTGTGCATATGGGAGGTCAGTGGTTGGGTGGTCGTCAGATCAGAACCAACTGGGCCACACGTAAACCACCTGCACCTAAAAGTACACAAGAAA ATAACACTAAGCAGTTGAGATTTGAAGATGTAGTAAACCAGTCAAGTCCAAAAAATTGTACTGTGTACTGTGGAGGGATTGCCTCCGGGTTAACAG ATCAGCTTATGAGACAGACTTTCTCACCATTTggacaaattatggaaataagAGTTTTTCCAGAGAAAGGCTATTCATTTGTCAGGTAA
- the TIAL1 gene encoding nucleolysin TIAR isoform X6: MDARVVKDMATGKSKGYGFVSFYNKLDAENAIVHMGGQWLGGRQIRTNWATRKPPAPKSTQENNTKQLRFEDVVNQSSPKNCTVYCGGIASGLTDQLMRQTFSPFGQIMEIRVFPEKGYSFVRFSTHESAAHAIVSVNGTTIEGHVVKCYWGKESPDMTKNFQQVDYSQWGQWSQVYGNPQQYGQYMANGWQVPPYGVYGQPWNQQGFGVDQSPSAAWMGGFGAQPPQGQAPPPVIPPPNQAGYGMASYQTQ, translated from the exons AT GGATGCCCGAGTAGTTAAAGACATGGCAACTGGAAAATCCAAAGGCTatggttttgtatctttttataacAAACTG GATGCAGAAAATGCAATTGTGCATATGGGAGGTCAGTGGTTGGGTGGTCGTCAGATCAGAACCAACTGGGCCACACGTAAACCACCTGCACCTAAAAGTACACAAGAAA ATAACACTAAGCAGTTGAGATTTGAAGATGTAGTAAACCAGTCAAGTCCAAAAAATTGTACTGTGTACTGTGGAGGGATTGCCTCCGGGTTAACAG ATCAGCTTATGAGACAGACTTTCTCACCATTTggacaaattatggaaataagAGTTTTTCCAGAGAAAGGCTATTCATTTGTCAG ATTTTCAACCCATGAAAGTGCAGCCCATGCCATTGTTTCGGTGAATGGCACTACGATTGAAGGACATGTTGTTAAATGCTATTGGGGTAAAGAATCTCCTGATATGACTAAAAACTTCCAACAG GTCGACTATAGTCAGTGGGGGCAGTGGAGCCAGGTTTATGGAAACCCACAGCAGTATGGACAGTATATGGCAAATGGGTGGCAAGTACCGCCTTACGGAGTATACGGGCAACCGTGGAACCAACAAGGATTTGGAGTAGA tcaATCACCTTCTGCTGCTTGGATGGGTGGATTTGGTGCTCAGCCTCCCCAAGGACAAGCTCCTCCCCCTGTAATACCTCCTCCTAACCAAGCTGGATACGGTATGGCAAGTTACCAAACACAGTGA
- the TIAL1 gene encoding nucleolysin TIAR isoform X1, which translates to MMEDDGQPRTLYVGNLSRDVTEVLILQLFSQIGPCKSCKMITEQPDSRRVNSSVGFSVLQHTSNDPYCFVEFYEHRDAAAALAAMNGRKILGKEVKVNWATTPSSQKKDTSNHFHVFVGDLSPEITTEDIKSAFAPFGKISDARVVKDMATGKSKGYGFVSFYNKLDAENAIVHMGGQWLGGRQIRTNWATRKPPAPKSTQENNTKQLRFEDVVNQSSPKNCTVYCGGIASGLTDQLMRQTFSPFGQIMEIRVFPEKGYSFVRFSTHESAAHAIVSVNGTTIEGHVVKCYWGKESPDMTKNFQQVDYSQWGQWSQVYGNPQQYGQYMANGWQVPPYGVYGQPWNQQGFGVDQSPSAAWMGGFGAQPPQGQAPPPVIPPPNQAGYGMASYQTQ; encoded by the exons ATGATGGAAGACGACGGGCAGCCCCGGACTCT ATACGTAGGTAACCTCTCCAGAGATGTGACAGAAGTCCTTATACTTCAGTTATTCAGTCAGATTGGACCCTGTAAAAGCTGTAAAATGATAACAGAG CAACCCGATAGCAGAAGGGTCAACTCTTCTGttggattttctgttttgcaGCATACAAGCAATGACCCATATTGCTTTGTGGAATTTTATGAACACAGAGATGCAGCTGCTGCATTAGCTGctatgaatgggagaaaaattttgGGAAAG gaGGTCAAAGTAAACTGGGCAACAACACCAAGTAGCCAGAAAAAAGATACTTCCA ATCACTTCCATGTGTTTGTTGGGGATTTGAGTCCAGAAATTACAACAGAAGATATCAAATCAGCATTTGCCCCCTTTGGTAAAATATC GGATGCCCGAGTAGTTAAAGACATGGCAACTGGAAAATCCAAAGGCTatggttttgtatctttttataacAAACTG GATGCAGAAAATGCAATTGTGCATATGGGAGGTCAGTGGTTGGGTGGTCGTCAGATCAGAACCAACTGGGCCACACGTAAACCACCTGCACCTAAAAGTACACAAGAAA ATAACACTAAGCAGTTGAGATTTGAAGATGTAGTAAACCAGTCAAGTCCAAAAAATTGTACTGTGTACTGTGGAGGGATTGCCTCCGGGTTAACAG ATCAGCTTATGAGACAGACTTTCTCACCATTTggacaaattatggaaataagAGTTTTTCCAGAGAAAGGCTATTCATTTGTCAG ATTTTCAACCCATGAAAGTGCAGCCCATGCCATTGTTTCGGTGAATGGCACTACGATTGAAGGACATGTTGTTAAATGCTATTGGGGTAAAGAATCTCCTGATATGACTAAAAACTTCCAACAG GTCGACTATAGTCAGTGGGGGCAGTGGAGCCAGGTTTATGGAAACCCACAGCAGTATGGACAGTATATGGCAAATGGGTGGCAAGTACCGCCTTACGGAGTATACGGGCAACCGTGGAACCAACAAGGATTTGGAGTAGA tcaATCACCTTCTGCTGCTTGGATGGGTGGATTTGGTGCTCAGCCTCCCCAAGGACAAGCTCCTCCCCCTGTAATACCTCCTCCTAACCAAGCTGGATACGGTATGGCAAGTTACCAAACACAGTGA
- the TIAL1 gene encoding nucleolysin TIAR isoform X4 — translation MITEHTSNDPYCFVEFYEHRDAAAALAAMNGRKILGKEVKVNWATTPSSQKKDTSNHFHVFVGDLSPEITTEDIKSAFAPFGKISDARVVKDMATGKSKGYGFVSFYNKLDAENAIVHMGGQWLGGRQIRTNWATRKPPAPKSTQENNTKQLRFEDVVNQSSPKNCTVYCGGIASGLTDQLMRQTFSPFGQIMEIRVFPEKGYSFVRFSTHESAAHAIVSVNGTTIEGHVVKCYWGKESPDMTKNFQQVDYSQWGQWSQVYGNPQQYGQYMANGWQVPPYGVYGQPWNQQGFGVDQSPSAAWMGGFGAQPPQGQAPPPVIPPPNQAGYGMASYQTQ, via the exons ATGATAACAGAG CATACAAGCAATGACCCATATTGCTTTGTGGAATTTTATGAACACAGAGATGCAGCTGCTGCATTAGCTGctatgaatgggagaaaaattttgGGAAAG gaGGTCAAAGTAAACTGGGCAACAACACCAAGTAGCCAGAAAAAAGATACTTCCA ATCACTTCCATGTGTTTGTTGGGGATTTGAGTCCAGAAATTACAACAGAAGATATCAAATCAGCATTTGCCCCCTTTGGTAAAATATC GGATGCCCGAGTAGTTAAAGACATGGCAACTGGAAAATCCAAAGGCTatggttttgtatctttttataacAAACTG GATGCAGAAAATGCAATTGTGCATATGGGAGGTCAGTGGTTGGGTGGTCGTCAGATCAGAACCAACTGGGCCACACGTAAACCACCTGCACCTAAAAGTACACAAGAAA ATAACACTAAGCAGTTGAGATTTGAAGATGTAGTAAACCAGTCAAGTCCAAAAAATTGTACTGTGTACTGTGGAGGGATTGCCTCCGGGTTAACAG ATCAGCTTATGAGACAGACTTTCTCACCATTTggacaaattatggaaataagAGTTTTTCCAGAGAAAGGCTATTCATTTGTCAG ATTTTCAACCCATGAAAGTGCAGCCCATGCCATTGTTTCGGTGAATGGCACTACGATTGAAGGACATGTTGTTAAATGCTATTGGGGTAAAGAATCTCCTGATATGACTAAAAACTTCCAACAG GTCGACTATAGTCAGTGGGGGCAGTGGAGCCAGGTTTATGGAAACCCACAGCAGTATGGACAGTATATGGCAAATGGGTGGCAAGTACCGCCTTACGGAGTATACGGGCAACCGTGGAACCAACAAGGATTTGGAGTAGA tcaATCACCTTCTGCTGCTTGGATGGGTGGATTTGGTGCTCAGCCTCCCCAAGGACAAGCTCCTCCCCCTGTAATACCTCCTCCTAACCAAGCTGGATACGGTATGGCAAGTTACCAAACACAGTGA
- the TIAL1 gene encoding nucleolysin TIAR isoform X3, whose product MITEQPDSRRVNSSVGFSVLQHTSNDPYCFVEFYEHRDAAAALAAMNGRKILGKEVKVNWATTPSSQKKDTSNHFHVFVGDLSPEITTEDIKSAFAPFGKISDARVVKDMATGKSKGYGFVSFYNKLDAENAIVHMGGQWLGGRQIRTNWATRKPPAPKSTQENNTKQLRFEDVVNQSSPKNCTVYCGGIASGLTDQLMRQTFSPFGQIMEIRVFPEKGYSFVRFSTHESAAHAIVSVNGTTIEGHVVKCYWGKESPDMTKNFQQVDYSQWGQWSQVYGNPQQYGQYMANGWQVPPYGVYGQPWNQQGFGVDQSPSAAWMGGFGAQPPQGQAPPPVIPPPNQAGYGMASYQTQ is encoded by the exons ATGATAACAGAG CAACCCGATAGCAGAAGGGTCAACTCTTCTGttggattttctgttttgcaGCATACAAGCAATGACCCATATTGCTTTGTGGAATTTTATGAACACAGAGATGCAGCTGCTGCATTAGCTGctatgaatgggagaaaaattttgGGAAAG gaGGTCAAAGTAAACTGGGCAACAACACCAAGTAGCCAGAAAAAAGATACTTCCA ATCACTTCCATGTGTTTGTTGGGGATTTGAGTCCAGAAATTACAACAGAAGATATCAAATCAGCATTTGCCCCCTTTGGTAAAATATC GGATGCCCGAGTAGTTAAAGACATGGCAACTGGAAAATCCAAAGGCTatggttttgtatctttttataacAAACTG GATGCAGAAAATGCAATTGTGCATATGGGAGGTCAGTGGTTGGGTGGTCGTCAGATCAGAACCAACTGGGCCACACGTAAACCACCTGCACCTAAAAGTACACAAGAAA ATAACACTAAGCAGTTGAGATTTGAAGATGTAGTAAACCAGTCAAGTCCAAAAAATTGTACTGTGTACTGTGGAGGGATTGCCTCCGGGTTAACAG ATCAGCTTATGAGACAGACTTTCTCACCATTTggacaaattatggaaataagAGTTTTTCCAGAGAAAGGCTATTCATTTGTCAG ATTTTCAACCCATGAAAGTGCAGCCCATGCCATTGTTTCGGTGAATGGCACTACGATTGAAGGACATGTTGTTAAATGCTATTGGGGTAAAGAATCTCCTGATATGACTAAAAACTTCCAACAG GTCGACTATAGTCAGTGGGGGCAGTGGAGCCAGGTTTATGGAAACCCACAGCAGTATGGACAGTATATGGCAAATGGGTGGCAAGTACCGCCTTACGGAGTATACGGGCAACCGTGGAACCAACAAGGATTTGGAGTAGA tcaATCACCTTCTGCTGCTTGGATGGGTGGATTTGGTGCTCAGCCTCCCCAAGGACAAGCTCCTCCCCCTGTAATACCTCCTCCTAACCAAGCTGGATACGGTATGGCAAGTTACCAAACACAGTGA